The region TCCAGCCGGGGACAATCCTTACAGCGACGTTTTAGTCGGTGGGGCATTCACGGCGTATGATGCGTTCGGTTTTGCTCGTTTACTAAGATTAAATGCCGATGGCACACCCGATATCGGTATTAACATCGGTGCGGGAATCGCTGGTGGAAGCGGCCTTCTTAAAGAAATTGTCGAAATCAACGATGGTTCTGACCGCCTTTTTATCGGCGGAAGTTTTACGACCTATCGGGGCGTCTCAAGTCCTTATATTGCGCGTATCAATCAGGACGGCTCTCTGGATACAAGCTTTGTTGTCGGCACGGGATTTAACGGCGAGGTGTCGGCGCTTTATTACGATAAGTCGATCAATAAACTTTACGTAGCAGGGGCGTTCACCACTTATAAAGGGACGACTGTCAATCGCATCGTGCGACTTAATTTCGATGGAAGTATCGATTCGGCATTTGCCATGGGCACGGGATTTAACGGGCGTATCTACGACATCACCTCAGTGCCAGGTCAGCCTGGGAAAATATATGCCGGGGGCGAGTTCACCACGTACAAAGGGGTGAGTTCAGCACGTGCCATTAGATTGAATGCAGATGGCAGCATAGACGCTTCGTTCAACGTGGGTTCCGGATTCGGTGGTTCGTATGTTTACGTCATCAAACCTGTGAACGACGGTACAAACGATGTCCTGATGGGGGGAAATTTCACTTCCTATAATGGTACGGCCAGAAACTATCTAGTGCGCCTCAAAGAGACTGGAATTTTAAGTTCGAGTTTCAACGTAGGTGCCGGACCTGGTTATGCTTCTCCGGCGACGGGGGCAGCCATCTATGACTTGGCAGTTGCTTCTGATGGCGGAATTTATGTGGCGGGAGTCTTCCAAAAGTTTCAGTCTCAGGTCCGTATGGGGTTGGTAAAAATCAAGGCCAGCGGAGCGTTGGATAACACGTTCAACGTCGGTTCGGGTTTGATGTATCGTTACACGGCAAGCTCGACGACTGTCGATCGAGGCTATGTAACAAGTCTTGCCGTTGCAAAGGATGGCCGGGTTTATGCGACAGGCGCCTTTACAGGATATTTCAGCCCCTACAGTGGCTCGGCTTATCCCATCACTGTTCCGCGTATTATCGCATTGAATATTGATGGCAGCATGGACATGTCATTTGGTTTGGGAACGGGGATCAATGCGACAGGCTGGTGTTTGAAATCCGCCGACGACGGGTCGGGCGATATTTTTGCCTGCGGTGATTTTACAACTTACAACAGTTTGAATCGCAATGGACTGGTCCGAATCAAAGAAAATGGTAACACGAACTAACTCTGCCAATTAAGACTTCAGTCGCGTAGCCAGCCCCAGGACGTGGGGCTACAATAGTTTTATGTCTTACACTCAGTTTGCTGTCGGAGTACGTCGCTTTCTTAATCACCCTACGAAGGTTGCCCTTTGCTGTCTGATGATTTTCGCCGTGTCCATTGTTCTTAATGGGAATGTGTTTCGTTTGTGGGGTTTGCATCGGGACTTTGACCGCATCAATGAAGACATTCGGACAACCCGCCAAAACATTGCCGGGTTGTCCGCACAGCTTAAACAAGCAAAGGACCCCTCTTATATTGAGCGCCAGGCCCGCGATAAATTGGACTTGGCCGGCGAACATGATCTCGTCTTTGTTTTCCCTGAACAATAGTCTTTGATTCATCGCATTATCTAGTGCTTGCAGCCTATAATACAACTAGTATTTCGACTCTAATCCAACCTAGTTTTAGAGTAAATCTAGAGGTTTATATGATTGATAAGCAGGAATTGGAATGGACCAAAGAATCTCTTCGCACGCTTCGTCTGCGCATGGGCTGGAGCAAATCGGAAATGGCTCGTCGTCTGCATTGTTCTTCTGAAGATGTCGACTCCTGGGAAGACGGAATTCGACTTATTGAAACAGCGATTCAAAGCGAGTTGGAAATTCTATTGCGTCAGGCAGAAGAAGTTTGCGACGAAGTGAAGTATGCTCCGTTTGCCGAAGATGAATGCGACAAGAAAGCCCTTGAGCAAATTCACTTTTCTCGCGTCAAACTAGACTTAGAAT is a window of Bdellovibrio sp. ArHS DNA encoding:
- a CDS encoding helix-turn-helix domain-containing protein gives rise to the protein MIDKQELEWTKESLRTLRLRMGWSKSEMARRLHCSSEDVDSWEDGIRLIETAIQSELEILLRQAEEVCDEVKYAPFAEDECDKKALEQIHFSRVKLDLE
- a CDS encoding septum formation initiator family protein, giving the protein MSYTQFAVGVRRFLNHPTKVALCCLMIFAVSIVLNGNVFRLWGLHRDFDRINEDIRTTRQNIAGLSAQLKQAKDPSYIERQARDKLDLAGEHDLVFVFPEQ